AGTAAACATAAACAATAAGCCAATGAGACTATTTGCTATCACAACAATGTAATGCTAGACTTATACTTCCCATTGGTTTTCAACTCCGGTTATGTTACTCCTCCTTTGCCATTGGTTCCCGTTGTCTAGGAGTATTGTAGGCAAGGATATGGATGTTAATGACTTCATAATCAAATATACGGTCGATAACACTATTGGTAATTATTCTTTTAGTCCATGAGTCATGTCTTTTAATGGATGGACGGTGTTGCTGGGTTTGGTGCTCTGAAACCGGTCCATTTACATTGCTGGACTTATTTGTTGTGTAAGACCCGATTTTTTCAAAACTGAGGGATCTATATCCAACTACCGTTCTATACTTTTTAAGCACCGGCTCTTCAATGCGTGCACCGGAAATATTGAAACTACCGGGatgatttttctttctcaaattaGACGTGCAAACCACCGCCACACTTCCAAAATTGAAATATACAAGCGTATGATCTAAACcttatagataattattttttcCATATTTGACGTGATTTTTATTTCCTCCCTCTATTAAATCCTGATTTAGCTCTATCTGGGCGTTCCAGGCACTCCACACcggtataaataataaataaataatatatatatatatatatatatatatatatatatatatggtggtagtagcttatttgaaatatttgacaTGCGTCTACATGGCAAACGAAGCCTACGAGAGAATGGTATTAAAAGTATTCCGTCCATTCTTAACGCTAGCATCTGGCCTTAATCTATATAAGATTTGATAGTTGGGACTAGGGGGTGTAGGTGGAGACGGAGATCTTCTGAGCAACCTACCACCGCTGTGTGCAAGTTCAGAGCGATTTAAACTCAGCTCTGTTTGGGACATTTTTGAGTTATGATTCATATCCAATAATCCCGATAACTGAGCGTGTTTGAGTAGCTGCTACAAACCAGCTATTTGTCACCATTAACGTATTCTAGAtttattcatttaaaaaaaatcatattctaGATTCCTCTCCTCTCAGTAAGCAAAAACTTTTTCTCACTTTTCCCTCTGCATTATAAATATAGTTTTTTAGCATTTGTCCGGTCGTACGCATGGGTCATGCTCCCATCAATACGAGAATCTCATGTCCCGGAGAAAAAATTCTTAAATTGAATAatgaagattttattttttttatttggaataTAGTGCAATTATTGCTCTTTTTAAGTTAATGGATGCTCTATGCCCTTGCTCTCTTTCGGCATCTTTGCTATACGGCTTCCGCTTTATTTCGCTTTCCCCTCATTAAAATCTCCTTTCCTTATTCTTTTTCGTTTTAAAAGCAGAGTAACCCGTAAAACGACCACATTTAAGTGAACCTCTCCTTTAGGATAACGGAGACCGCTGCCGTCGGATTGGTTCTCGGTGCCGTTGGATTGGTTCTGGCGGACGCTTTAGCTTACTGGTTCCTCCTCTCCCGTCCTCGCACCagttttttctaatttttgaggCCCTTCGATCTCCTCTCTTGTTCAAACTTAAAATCCTGGTTTTCCCCTCTCGACTagagaaataatggaaaagacgAGGCCGGCGCCATCTAACGTGGAGTCATTGTCCAAGCCCTTCACCAAGATGTTCCGCACCCACCGCCGGCGGGACGCCACGGGCTCCGGAGGAGGCAGCGGTATTGGTGTCGTCCCGGGCAAAGATAAGCCAATCATCGAGAAGCTCAAGCTGTCGGGAAACCTCAGAGACTACTACTCCACCGTGCTCTCCGAGCATCACAAAGACGAGGATGAGAAGCGGCAGCACTCGCAGAAACTGTCCTCCAATGATAACGAGGCGATGGAATCCCTCCTCGCCAACCTCTTCGCCAGCATCTCCGCCATCAAGGCTGCCTATGCCCAGCTCCAGGTGGCTCAATCCCCCTACGACCCCGACTCCATCCAGTCCGCGGACCAGGCCGTGGTCTCCGAGCTCAAGCACCTCTCCGTCCTCAAGCAGTCCTACCTCACGAACCAGCTCCAATCCCCCGCTCCACCGGTCTCCCAGCCTGCCCTGGCGGCCCGGATACAGGAGCAGCGCAGCCTCCTCAAGACCTACCAGATCACCACAAAGAAGCTCGAAGCTGAGCTCCAGCACAAGGACTCCGAGATCCTCTCCCTCCAAGCCCAGCTCCAAGCCTTGGAGAAGCAGAACCGAGCCCTCGACGCCAGGCTCCACCCGGGCCGCTCGCTCTCGGCCCTCGACAACCTCCACCTCTCCGGGCTGAACCCCACCCATTTCCTCACCGCGCTGCGGTACACCGTGAAATCGATCCGCTCCTTCGTTAAGCTGATGGTTAAGGAGATGGAATCAGCTGGATGGGACCTCGACGCCGCCGCCGTATCTATCCAGCCTGACGTGCTTCGGCGGAAACCCAGCCACCGGATCTTCGCCTTCGAATCATTCGTCTGCCAGAAAATGTTCTCCGACTTCCATCTCCGGGACTTCAATCTTAGCTTCTTGGCAGACCGATCCACCTGGGACCGGCGCCGGTTCTTTGACGAATTCACCGAGATCAAATTTGTGAAATTAAAGCAGGTTTTCGATGGGAAAAGCCAAAAGTCGGCGTTAAGGAAGTTCCTGAGGGCGAAGTATTTGGCCCTGGTGCACCCGAAGATGGACCTGTCGTTCTTTGGTAACCTGGAGCAGAGGGCGCTGGTGAGCTCCGGGCGGGGGTTCCCGGAGACGGCGTTCTTCGCTGGCTTCGCGGAGATGGCGAGGCGCGTGTGGCTCCTCCACTGCCTCTTCTTCTCGTTCGGGCCGGGGGACGGGTCCATCTTCCAGGCCCGGCAGGGCAGCCGGTTCTCGGAGGTGTACATGGAGAAcgtggcggaggaggaggaggacgcgGCCGGGCTGAGGCCCACCACCGTGGGATTCACGGTGGTCCCCGGGTTCCGGGTGGGGATGGCGCTGATACAGTGTAAAGTCTCTCTCTCATTGCCCCGTGATGCTTTTCCGCGATAGGGTCGACATCTTGATGAGCCATCGGACGGTGCTGGAGGCATCTAATCTTGTTCGGGAACGAAGGCCGTGACGCCATCAGGGATTTTGCCAAGTGGGTCCCGCGATGCTTGTCCCGTTTGGACACATTCGCGTGGCGGGAGTGGTTTGCTATTAGTGGTAGACTGATCTGATTGTAACGGTGGGAGGACTCTCTAAACGGCTATTAGTAAATTGGAGACATCatactgtataatttatttttaatagttaAAACGAGTATTTATTAGGTATATGTGGATGATAGTTAATGACAGATGGCATATTAATTTATGTTTTGTAGGTATGCTGCGTGCGGGTGAAACATGGGGGTGTTTTGTCTGGTTGGGGATTTATTGGAAGAATAATAATGGAGGTTGGGCTTGGGAGATTAAAATAGAATTATTTGGGTGGGTGGTGGAGGAAATGGGCGTCAAGGAAAATGGGATGCAGGTATTATGCGATTCTCCAATATGTCGACATTTTAGAATGGGTGGTTTTTGTCGTGGTTTTTTTTGTTGGCTTTTGCGCTCCATCGCTGTTCCTGTGGAGACCGTTTTGTTGGCACCGTCTGTCCTGCTTGGGCTGTTGTGTGATTCTTCTATTGTTAATTTTCATTGGGGTTGTTGAAGGGCGTCATCAGTCTTAAGATAGACTCACTTTACTTCACCTAAGTGGTGGTATTGTGTCTTTGATGAATAAAGAACAACCCAGTGGTGCCACACCACAACACCCTCGTGCCTGTTAATTTAATATTTACTACCAGCATGGTGTTGGTTGGCTGAATCCTAAATTGATCCACCCAAGAATTATACTATTTGGGCCCCCGGACAATAGTCGTAGAACTTTGTGTGGTAGGCCTTTTTCTGAAATGCCTATAACATGTCTAGTCCAAACAATTTTGTTCCACCAGCCTTGTGTCTCAAATCTGTGCTTGACGATCACCTATCTCAGATATTTAGACCGGACTTCTGCATTTAGTTTTGATTCTCCAACGGGCCAAGCAATTCGAGATGATGGCCTTATTTTACCCAGATAAAATTCGAAAAAAGGCGATAAACTCTAGTTAGTTTGTCGAGTTAAATAATTgatgaaaagaagaaaatattcgGAAGGTTTCTTCTTGATAAGTTTGCACGGAGCAGGATCTGCATCTGATCTGTATTTGGAAAACACTGTTTTGTGAGGACTGCAATTGTTGTTGCCTGGACCTGACACACGAATCACGGTGCTTGCAGTACGTATGTTGTACAAAAATACCATACGGCTGAAAGTGACGTTGATGATGAAAAGGATGGTGACAAAACCATGTCCGGAGCCAGCGGTGCTCTGCGGTAATCGGTGGGCAAATCCCGCTGTTGGGGGCATCGGGGTCGAATTACATTGTGCGAACATGCATGTATCAAAATAGTTCCGGTGGCAAGTGGATGTCAGGTTGAGTTGTACCTTTTGATCATTTACTTTAAAAGAGTTAATAATAAGATTAACCTAAAATTAATCATGTTTAAATTGAGAGAATCTGTGTTAAGATTGACCTGATCATGGGCCATACTTGGGGGCAGAAAATGTTAAGTAGGGCCTGGCCGACTAAAAACGAATATAGTTTAAGCTCAAGGCCATCAGCCTTAATTGAGATCTTTTGCGAAGGATACAGCTAGCTCACCAGCTCACTAATGAtgcaattttattaatatatatatatatatatatatatatatatatatatatatatatatattattacaaCATAAATTTCTTGGATGGATGGTCGTCAATCGGCTTGCTCCTTTTTGTTCACAGTGCTCTCACATTTAGTGGGTTCATTATTTTGGACACACCAGCCAGGGGTGAGCGTCTGGCATTCTAAAGTGAGGGATCGACTGGCTCCGGAGTTCGGCTTTTGCCTTCGCGCCGTCGTCTCTCGATCCCCAAGTGCGATTCCTAACATCAGATACTCTTCTAGTCTCTTCTGCTTCTCTCTCCTTCTATTCTTCCTTCTGTTTGCCCATCATTCT
The sequence above is a segment of the Elaeis guineensis isolate ETL-2024a chromosome 7, EG11, whole genome shotgun sequence genome. Coding sequences within it:
- the LOC105048096 gene encoding protein GRAVITROPIC IN THE LIGHT 1 codes for the protein MEKTRPAPSNVESLSKPFTKMFRTHRRRDATGSGGGSGIGVVPGKDKPIIEKLKLSGNLRDYYSTVLSEHHKDEDEKRQHSQKLSSNDNEAMESLLANLFASISAIKAAYAQLQVAQSPYDPDSIQSADQAVVSELKHLSVLKQSYLTNQLQSPAPPVSQPALAARIQEQRSLLKTYQITTKKLEAELQHKDSEILSLQAQLQALEKQNRALDARLHPGRSLSALDNLHLSGLNPTHFLTALRYTVKSIRSFVKLMVKEMESAGWDLDAAAVSIQPDVLRRKPSHRIFAFESFVCQKMFSDFHLRDFNLSFLADRSTWDRRRFFDEFTEIKFVKLKQVFDGKSQKSALRKFLRAKYLALVHPKMDLSFFGNLEQRALVSSGRGFPETAFFAGFAEMARRVWLLHCLFFSFGPGDGSIFQARQGSRFSEVYMENVAEEEEDAAGLRPTTVGFTVVPGFRVGMALIQCKVSLSLPRDAFPR